In the Leishmania panamensis strain MHOM/PA/94/PSC-1 chromosome 30 sequence genome, one interval contains:
- a CDS encoding RNA pseudouridylate synthase-like protein (TriTrypDB/GeneDB-style sysID: LpmP.30.1900) produces MPRELRYCRPRHDPEESLLAYLSKKFTYLADAEWREHIAAGHISVNGATLTNESYVLRQGDVLRFAPPRSLEPPVDKNHIEVLYEDSRLMVVTKNGNLPVAEGGRYCENTLVGVLQRRGTASFYTAATRIGTATAHEHREKVSDTLTHTGEVAETTAYVECSTAMGASGEGAQISTPPPSRRRLVDDTHWTAAVDVAPCISALLPDAPPPQQRSPLNLFTIQRLDKETSGVVVLAKHSVTARKLAAQLEAQTKGCTDAVESWLRERGHTVPFCSDVFGELLQLKAHVVHKSYTAVLRGAAPEGHTFVVVNCMDCMAKHPTHSLEEQHTQLKRLKMCCEPLRGIVDASTASSLPTQPTEQRSHWGKLAATRIRVLASNKVLGLTCVHVELLTGRSHQIRLHCAAIGYPVLGDKLYMTTTPGREGGATAVSDAVYLERVRREDDPFLPIDDDLSDTGGTDRTSRMRCRRHLLHATRIAFEHPDISPAHWMTFTTSPVSFFAADVRFESEADSLRFIQWLTGAVSRPLASRDISQS; encoded by the coding sequence ATGCCGCGCGAACTGCGTTACTGCCGTCCAAGGCACGACCCCGAGGAGTCTCTGCTCGCATATTTATCCAAGAAGTTCACCTATCTAGCGGATGCGGAGTGGCGTGAGCACATTGCAGCCGGCCACATCAGTGTCAATGGGGCGACACTCACTAATGAGTCCTACGTTCTCCGGCAAGGTGATGTGCTCCGCTTTGCTCCGCCGCGCTCCTTGGAGCCACCAGTGGACAAGAATCACATTGAGGTCCTCTATGAAGACTCGAGGCTGATGGTCGTTACCAAGAACGGTAACCTACCAGTCGCTGAGGGTGGACGGTACTGTGAGAACACGTTGGTGGGGGTTCTACAACGCCGTGGCACCGCCTCTTTCtacaccgccgccacgcgtATCGGCACTGCCACAGCACatgagcacagagagaaggtgtCTGACACTCTCACGCATACTGGAGAAGTTGCCGAGACTACAGCTTACGTTGAGTGTTCGACGGCTATGGGCGCGAGCGGCGAAGGGGCTCAAATCTCTactccacctccctcccgACGGCGACTGGTGGATGACACGCATTGGACTGCTGCGGTTGACGTAGCGCCGTGCATCTCTGCACTGTTGCCTgatgcaccgccaccgcagcagcgaagccCGCTCAACCTTTTCACAATCCAGCGGCTAGACAAGGAAACCTCGGGTGTTGTGGTGCTGGCGAAGCACAGCGTCACTGCAAGAAAGTTGGCAGCGCAACTGGAGGCGCAGACAAAAGGCTGTACTGACGCTGTGGAGTCgtggctgcgcgagcgcggcCACACCGTGCCGTTCTGCTCTGACGTGTTCGGCGAGCTACTTCAGCTCAAGGCCCACGTAGTGCACAAGTCGTACACGGCGGTGCTTCGAGGTGCTGCCCCAGAGGGCCACACCTTTGTGGTGGTGAACTGCATGGACTGCATGGCGAAACACCCGACGCACTCGTTGGAGGAGCAACATACGCAGCTCAAGAGGCTCAAAATGTGCTGTGAACCGTTGAGAGGCATTGTCGATGCATCCACAGCGTCATCCTTGCCGACCCAACCAACGGAGCAGCGGAGCCACTGGGGAAAATTGGCTGCCACTCGCATACGTGTCTTGGCGAGCAACAAAGTACTCGGGCTGACATGCGTACACGTGGAGCTCCTCACCGGTCGAAGTCATCAGATTCGCCTGCACTGCGCCGCTATTGGTTACCCGGTGCTAGGCGACAAGCTCTACATGACGACGACACctggaagagagggcggcgccactgccgtgTCCGACGCGGTGTACCTCGAGCGAGTTCGGCGTGAAGATGACCCATTTCTTCCCATTGACGACGACCTCAGCGACACGGGTGGCACCGACAGAACCAGCAGAATGAGGTGCCGACGCCACTTGCTGCATGCAACGCGGATCGCCTTTGAACATCCAGACATTTCGCCAGCGCACTGGATGACTTTCACGACGTCGCCGGTGTCCTTCTTCGCTGCAGATGTTCGCTTCGAATCCGAAGCGGACTCCTTGCGGTTCATTCAGTGGCTGACAGGCGCCGTCTCGCGCCCCCTAGCAAGCAGGGATATCTCACAGAGTTGA
- a CDS encoding hypothetical protein (TriTrypDB/GeneDB-style sysID: LpmP.30.1910): protein MDSPSSAPSVPAALPETDEARLLFYVEVLMANVPLLIADLSSAKYAFLSFSEKTRREVKQKSTLIQFIGRTFTSLQNANKSLIATQQSLREYEMKLVRAAPPSFVTSEEALRLSNTTANGDTPTAELNGSASPAPAETAAAESQRFLTAFPDNVLILSEEDIRPVREVEEVYEKESTAYRDAAKACNAMEDAFEQAQDRCRTMTEHVQDLKWRFQEVYSGWKSAEQERGMVRIMRDELAGRRAIMTEALHEIKTIKDECYAKEFRIIEDSIAQAQAEAESIKAELQAKRCRYELELATYQIAYKEQQAEVESLREQLKLLRTHQRDLEMLAKKQQLEEMDRNCLRKLVMETLTLTPSKYGKVDDRKLTPEQEAQVRSDHPLVSVLAARISVLEEQRKTIGRLLTSARGMRKSDAVSVTVEQIRTLLEPEIQLDEEALACE, encoded by the coding sequence ATGGATTCGCCGTCGAGTGCGCCGTCTGTGCCGGCGGCGTTGCCAGAGACAGATGAGGCGCGGCTCCTGTTCTACGTAGAGGTCCTCATGGCCAACGTGCCATTGCTCATTGCGGACCTCAGCTCTGCCAAATACGCCTTCCTGAGCTTCTCGGAAAAGACACGCAGGGAGGTGAAACAGAAGTCTACTTTGATTCAGTTCATTGGCCGTACCTTCACTTCGCTGCAAAATGCCAACAAGTCCTTGATAGCGACCCAGCAAAGCCTGCGGGAGTACGAGATGAAGCTGGTGcgggcagcgccgccatcctTCGTGAcgagcgaggaggcgcttcGCCTATCCAACACCACAGCCAACGGCGACACTCCCACTGCTGAGCTAAATGGTAGTGCTTCCCCTGCACCTGCCGAaacggcagctgctgagtcACAGAGGTTCTTGACCGCATTCCCCGACAATGTACTGATcctgagcgaggaggacattCGCCCAGTGcgggaggtggaagaggtgtACGAGAAGGAGTCGACAGCGTACAGAGACGCTGCGAAGGCGTGCAACGCAATGGAGGACGCGTTTGAGCAGGCGCAAGATCGGTGCCGCACCATGACGGAACACGTACAGGACCTCAAGTGGCGCTTTCAAGAGGTTTATAGCGGCTGGAAAAGTGCAGAACAGGAGCGGGGTATGGTGCGCATCATGCGAGATGAGCTGGCGGGTCGGAGAGCGATTATGACAGAAGCCTTGCACGAGATCAAGACCATCAAGGACGAGTGCTACGCGAAGGAGTTTAGGATCATCGAGGACTCCATTGCCCAGGCTCAAGCAGAGGCAGAGTCGATCAAGGCCGAGTTGCAGGCGAAGCGCTGTCGCTACGAGCTCGAGTTGGCCACCTACCAAATTGCATacaaggagcagcaggccgaGGTGGAATCCCTGCGCGAGCAACTCAAACTGTTGCGTACCCACCAACGAGATCTGGAGATGCTCgccaagaagcagcagctcgaggagATGGACCGCAACTGTTTGCGGAAGCTGGTGATGGAGACACTGACCCTAACCCCGTCCAAGTACGGCAAAGTCGACGACCGCAAGCTGACACcggagcaggaggcgcaggTCAGAAGCGACCATCCGTTGGTGTCGGTTCTGGCGGCCCGCATCTCCGTGTTGGAGGAACAGCGCAAAACGATTGGTAGGCTTCTGACGAGTGCGCGGGGAATGCGCAAGAGCGATGCCGTCAGCGTCACGGTCGAGCAAATCCGTACGCTGCTCGAGCCGGAAATTCAGCTCGATGAGGAGGCCCTGGCGTGCGAGTAA
- a CDS encoding hypothetical protein (TriTrypDB/GeneDB-style sysID: LpmP.30.1920) translates to MEFPVFVASDVHGEKVNLALRYNPWTDTLDHLLTAASHCFAGVAHLMCQGPLPPFSAAYIYQDVQFQWDALQDRTQLSPCCQVYVFREAFDETVAGIPDPLDSSRLLLMLTGKHASMPSLTDTSVVSQPSPLNLSASNLSIRLASNRWALPQYGQQPGTSRLRFDVSSPLCKNRVPLVRMQSPTGSDKATRTDDNADDFHKLWCTDETVVFRPVQSHRFRLQIFSPTMETEMRHGDTRGSAEKPLICSGDFRASGPQTAHVKPKRRHSSDSYKGLSAESSYTGEVAIPRSWCDPSRHFFRSTASHVCESDSSFPQSFSVSSYSRGTAQPFPSGSVRSKGLPRIDECHPEVLVKREPRSGGGGSILRDERERIAAQMQMGIDELRLRLQEESRDLKRTLSGSRHRVVFPRN, encoded by the coding sequence ATGGAGTTCCCCGTGTTTGTGGCATCCGACGTGCACGGCGAGAAGGTGAACCTCGCGCTGCGCTACAACCCGTGGACTGACACACTGGACCATTTGCTGACCGCTGCATCGCACTGTTTTGCCGGTGTAGCGCACCTTATGTGTCAAGGTCCTCTTCCGCCGTTTTCTGCGGCGTACATCTACCAAGATGTTCAGTTTCAGTGGGATGCGCTGCAGGATCGCACGCAGCTTTCACCCTGCTGCCAGGTCTATGTTTTTCGCGAAGCGTTCGACGAGACTGTCGCAGGTATTCCAGACCCTTTGGACTCGTCGAGGTTACTGTTGATGCTCACCGGGAAGCATGCTAGTATGCCCTCCTTGACAGACACATCGGTTGTATCTCAACCTTCACCGCTTAATTTATCCGCATCGAACTTGTCGATCCGTCTCGCCAGTAATCGGTGGGCACTGCCGCAATACGGTCAGCAACCGGGGACGTCGAGGCTTCGCTTTGACGTGTCATCGCCTCTGTGCAAGAACAGAGTGCCGCTGGTTCGTATGCAAAGCCCGACAGGCTCAGACAAGGCAACTCGTACCGACGATAATGCGGACGATTTTCATAAACTGTGGTGCACGGATGAAACTGTCGTATTCCGCCCTGTGCAGTCGCACCGCTTTCGCCTGCAGATCTTCTCCCCTACGATGGAGACTGAGATGCGCCATGGCGACACGCGGGGCAGCGCAGAAAAGCCGCTCATTTGCTCAGGGGATTTTAGAGCATCGGGGCCACAGACTGCCCATGTGAAACCAAAGAGACGTCACTCCAGTGACTCGTACAAAGGACTCTCTGCAGAATCCTCTTACACGGGGGAGGTTGCCATTCCAAGGAGCTGGTGTGACCCTTCTAGGCACTTTTTCCGTAGCACAGCATCGCATGTATGCGAGTCAGATTCTTCCTTCCCTCAATCCTTCTCTGTTTCATCGTACAGCCGAGGCACAGCGCAGCCCTTCCCATCAGGCAGCGTTCGATCCAAGGGATTGCCACGAATTGACGAGTGCCATCCTGAGGTACTTGTGAAGAGAGAACcccgcagcggaggtggcggcagcatTTTGCGTGATGAGCGGGAGCGCATAGCGGCTCAGATGCAGATGGGGATAGATGAGCTGCGTTTACGGTTGCAGGAGGAGTCGAGGGATCTGAAACGGACATTGAGTGGCTCACGGCACCGTGTCGTTTTTCCACGGAACTGA
- a CDS encoding hypothetical protein (TriTrypDB/GeneDB-style sysID: LpmP.30.1930), translating into MAEGLRESCKKILQRLRQQEVEEFCCILCGGRVRGQDALMQHLITEHDVHCLHFDNVVDLPRLLEHLSALLHNRGASPAQWVCPVCGEDTMSEKVEDLMSHMSLAGHRYWNPHTIPSMAQWYITGSSAPSGLADRTFAETPMLVTCTSSSTVPRGLSRDGAAEEEDPDSEWDDIEDEEVDEDEDWNLECVCLYCDYSGEDVLQHLKTNHDFDFRASVQRRPDLHDEYDLIRLVNMIRRAVCSDRCPYGDECDVDSKQYDRAALEEHLVMQKEHRLPQRVSTSDTDLIPVLPGDAFISMLVTSGEGFLQAELEDPDFPMVPTVQELAAAASRTPLKTR; encoded by the coding sequence ATGGCGGAGGGTCTACGCGAGTCGTGCAAGAAAATCCTCCAACGCttgcggcagcaggaggtggaggagtttTGCTGCATCTTGTGTGGCGGTCGCGTACGAGGGCAAGACGCCCTAATGCAACACCTCATTACGGAGCACGACGTGCACTGCCTTCACTTTGACAACGTGGTCGATCTCCCTCGACTGTTGGAGCACCTTTCGGCACTACTGCACAACCGTGGGGCCTCTCCTGCGCAGTGGGTGTGCCCCGTGTGCGGTGAGGACACCATGtcagagaaggtggaggacCTGATGAGCCACATGAGTCTGGCGGGGCACCGGTACTGGAACCCGCACACAATTCCTAGCATGGCGCAGTGGTATATAACAGGTAGCTCTGCACCCAGTGGACTGGCCGACAGGACATTCGCTGAGACGCCTATGCTAGTCACATGTACATCTTCTTCGACTGTGCCGCGAGGGCTATCACGAGACggtgcggcggaggaggaagacccCGACTCGGAATGGGACGATatcgaggatgaggaggtagacgaggacgaggactGGAACTTGGAGTGTGTCTGTCTTTACTGTGACTACAGCGGCGAGGATGTCCTTCAGCACCTCAAGACCAACCACGACTTCGACTTCCGGGCGAGTGTGCAGCGGCGACCTGACTTGCACGATGAGTACGACCTGATTCGTCTTGTAAATATGATCCGGCGTGCTGTGTGCAGCGACCGCTGCCCGTATGGGGACGAGTGCGACGTTGACAGCAAGCAGTACGATCGCGCCGCACTAGAGGAGCACCTTGTGATGCAAAAGGAGcaccgcctgccgcagcgcgtATCGACTAGCGACACTGATTTGATCCCTGTCCTTCCCGGAGACGCCTTTATCTCCATGCTCGTGACCAGCGGTGAGGGCTTTCTCCAGGCTGAATTGGAGGACCCAGACTTCCCGATGGTGCCGacggtgcaggagctggccgccgcagcctcgCGTACCCCACTCAAGACGAGATAG